In Paenibacillus sp. G2S3, a single window of DNA contains:
- a CDS encoding glycoside hydrolase, giving the protein MSSKRPWKIYAIHHSHTDIGYTERQEKIQQYHVNFIRQVLHILRESKSGRRPEWQGFKWVCETFWPIETFLKQATEQEKIEFAEGVRQGDIGLSGTYLNMTELIGKELFQSMIARVCDYGQSIQIPVTSAMTADINGFSWGYGQVLLDAGIQNLSTCIHTHHGMFPCWKKQQPFWWEMPSGDRLLTWSGEHYVFGNDLGLVPGMGGKYTIKDEFDMSKGADFEIAEQRIERYIDRLTEDGYAFDFFPAMFSGLPTDNNPPNAAAMEFIQQWNTKHGDRILIQMATLDDFFAEVRAHAAQHPEDIPVYRGDWPDWWTDGVGSTPKHVQVFREAQRVYQKVRRLDPNYDIISPEAIKEMEYQLTMFAEHTWGYHSSISEPWNPFVQELGLRKEAFAANASTAAHRALYEILEAKGDALLAPGRPMKFKICNPYSYVQEDHAHLILEGWYYEQIKEGFEVRDFNTGEVLPSQLRLAHRGVIVTIPVMLEPQEEKVLHIVAVKPTIKTAYMNDYVASDRVLDLDVTHEVKDFHVTSTYAETPFVRIEWKKGEGITSWKDKQTGQELLRADRNHHAFTPVYDVTPATKVVEMTEVRRLMGRNRKGPNAIVSTGLLTSAEIIEQGTLYSMIQLTYEVSGCEHYSLFLTVYADRPRVDVAVRMHKESVWKPENLYVSLPFGSALTTSTQELWVDKMDALTRLRKDQLPGSLADYTAVGEGAAYISKDQGIVIAMPDTPLIQLGALEHKYRLLNGDARLEQDPAHLYAWVMNNYWETNFAATLGGFYEFRYYITWGEKFNNPEVSFNMCRGMNAGILAWRQF; this is encoded by the coding sequence ATGTCCAGCAAACGACCTTGGAAAATATACGCAATCCATCATTCACATACAGATATCGGATATACAGAGCGTCAAGAGAAAATTCAGCAGTATCATGTTAATTTTATTCGCCAGGTCCTGCATATTTTACGTGAAAGCAAATCGGGACGTCGTCCGGAATGGCAAGGCTTTAAGTGGGTTTGTGAGACCTTTTGGCCGATTGAAACCTTTCTTAAGCAGGCGACAGAGCAAGAGAAGATAGAGTTCGCTGAAGGCGTGAGACAGGGAGATATCGGGTTGTCGGGGACTTATCTAAATATGACAGAATTAATTGGTAAAGAGCTGTTCCAATCGATGATTGCTCGGGTATGTGATTACGGACAGTCCATACAAATTCCTGTAACATCGGCAATGACAGCAGATATTAACGGTTTTAGCTGGGGGTATGGTCAGGTATTGCTGGATGCTGGGATCCAGAATCTGTCCACCTGTATTCATACGCATCACGGAATGTTCCCTTGCTGGAAAAAGCAGCAGCCGTTCTGGTGGGAGATGCCTTCAGGGGATCGCCTGTTGACGTGGAGCGGAGAGCATTATGTGTTCGGAAATGATCTGGGGCTTGTACCTGGCATGGGTGGTAAATATACGATTAAAGATGAATTCGATATGAGCAAGGGCGCGGATTTTGAAATTGCTGAACAACGGATCGAGCGTTATATCGATCGTCTGACAGAGGATGGCTATGCATTCGATTTCTTTCCGGCGATGTTCTCAGGCTTACCAACGGATAATAACCCACCCAATGCGGCGGCAATGGAGTTTATCCAGCAATGGAACACCAAGCATGGGGACCGGATTTTGATTCAAATGGCTACGCTAGATGACTTCTTTGCAGAAGTCCGTGCCCATGCAGCTCAGCACCCGGAAGATATTCCTGTCTATCGCGGAGATTGGCCCGATTGGTGGACGGATGGGGTTGGCTCTACACCAAAGCATGTGCAAGTATTTCGTGAGGCGCAGCGGGTGTACCAAAAAGTAAGAAGACTAGATCCTAATTATGACATCATTTCTCCGGAAGCGATTAAAGAAATGGAATATCAATTAACGATGTTCGCTGAACACACATGGGGCTATCATTCTTCCATTTCGGAGCCTTGGAACCCGTTTGTTCAAGAGTTGGGTTTGCGCAAGGAGGCTTTTGCTGCAAATGCGAGCACCGCTGCACATCGTGCGTTGTACGAAATCCTTGAAGCCAAGGGAGATGCACTGCTTGCACCGGGTCGGCCGATGAAGTTCAAAATTTGTAATCCTTACAGCTATGTTCAGGAGGATCATGCCCATCTTATTCTTGAGGGTTGGTATTACGAGCAGATTAAGGAAGGGTTTGAGGTGCGTGATTTCAATACAGGTGAGGTGCTCCCATCTCAACTGCGTCTTGCGCATCGCGGGGTTATTGTAACGATTCCGGTCATGTTGGAGCCCCAGGAAGAAAAAGTGCTTCATATCGTAGCGGTTAAGCCAACAATCAAAACCGCATATATGAATGATTATGTGGCATCGGATCGTGTATTGGATTTGGATGTTACTCATGAAGTAAAGGACTTCCATGTCACATCCACATATGCTGAAACACCATTTGTACGCATTGAATGGAAGAAGGGTGAAGGAATCACCTCTTGGAAGGATAAGCAGACTGGACAGGAACTGCTGCGTGCGGACCGGAATCATCATGCATTCACGCCGGTATATGATGTCACACCAGCCACAAAGGTGGTCGAAATGACGGAGGTTCGTCGTCTTATGGGCCGTAATCGGAAAGGTCCGAATGCGATTGTATCTACAGGTTTATTGACAAGTGCAGAAATTATTGAACAGGGGACGCTTTATAGCATGATTCAATTGACCTATGAAGTCTCCGGTTGTGAGCATTATTCCTTATTCTTAACCGTGTATGCGGATCGTCCTCGTGTAGACGTGGCGGTACGGATGCATAAGGAAAGTGTATGGAAGCCTGAGAATTTGTACGTCTCACTTCCGTTTGGCAGCGCATTGACAACCTCTACGCAGGAGCTGTGGGTAGATAAGATGGATGCCCTAACTCGTCTGCGCAAGGATCAATTACCAGGCAGCTTGGCTGATTATACGGCTGTTGGCGAAGGTGCTGCATACATTTCGAAGGATCAAGGTATTGTGATCGCGATGCCAGACACTCCGTTGATTCAACTGGGCGCTTTAGAGCATAAATATCGTCTACTTAATGGTGATGCAAGACTGGAACAGGACCCTGCACACTTATATGCCTGGGTGATGAATAACTATTGGGAAACCAACTTTGCAGCTACACTTGGCGGCTTCTATGAATTCCGCTATTACATTACATGGGGTGAGAAGTTTAACAACCCTGAAGTATCGTTCAACATGTGTCGGGGGATGAATGCAGGAATCCTGGCGTGGAGACAGTTCTAG
- a CDS encoding glycoside hydrolase family 3 N-terminal domain-containing protein, which translates to MRYKDSSLPIHERVRDLLAHMSLEEKIGQLLQPFGWKAYEKSEGRIQLTEAFKGAVAKGGVGSLYGVLRADPWTEVTLETGLSPMEGAEVTNLIQQYAIEHTRLGIPILLGEECSHGHMAIGNTVFPVPLAIGSTWNRELFRQICQAVAAETRAQGGTATYSPVLDIVRDPRWGRTEECFGEDPYLNSEMAVAAVRGLQGDSLNTDHTILATLKHFVAYGSSDGGRNADTVRLGKRELMEKDLLPFQKAIEAGAKSVMTAYNEIDGVPCTSSKALLTDVLREQWGFEGFVITDCGAISQLKHGHQICETEEEAASLALKAGVDMEMSGETFGRCLMNALRLQLIEISDIDLAVERILRAKFELGLFERPFVDPATAQRVVGQQLHVEMARQAAREGIILLKNHDDALPLSPSLGKIAVIGPNANNIYNQLGDYTSPQERHHIVTVLDGVRAKCDGLSEVLYAPGCRVKDPSKAGFEMAMEVASAADTIIAVVGGSSARDFGEGTIDLKTGAAVITDQFSLSDMDCGEGFDRAELNLCGVQLELLQELHTLNKKLIVIYINGRPIVEPWVDEHADAILEAWYPGQQGGHAIADILFGDYNPSGRLTLSIPKHPGQLPIYYNKKRSRGHRYLEVDFHPQYVFGYGLSYTSYQYEHIRLDQTQIELDGSCTVSVEVTNIGDVAGHEVVQLYIKDCTSTITRPERELKGFQKIYIEPGEMRIVQFHITPRELQFVGSDLQWMVEPGKFEIMIGSNVGSTISTSLEVVPRNLRS; encoded by the coding sequence ATGAGGTATAAAGATTCATCCTTGCCGATTCATGAGCGTGTTAGAGATTTATTGGCCCATATGTCGCTGGAGGAGAAAATCGGGCAGCTCCTCCAGCCCTTTGGCTGGAAAGCGTATGAGAAATCAGAAGGCAGGATTCAACTGACTGAAGCATTTAAGGGAGCAGTCGCAAAAGGTGGCGTGGGTTCTTTGTATGGTGTGCTGCGTGCAGATCCTTGGACAGAGGTAACGCTTGAAACAGGGTTGTCCCCGATGGAAGGTGCAGAAGTAACGAATCTGATCCAGCAATATGCCATTGAACATACACGTCTGGGTATTCCGATTCTGTTGGGCGAGGAATGCTCTCATGGTCATATGGCGATTGGTAACACCGTCTTTCCCGTACCGCTTGCCATTGGAAGTACATGGAATAGGGAATTGTTCCGGCAGATCTGCCAAGCAGTGGCTGCAGAGACTCGCGCTCAAGGAGGGACAGCAACCTACTCCCCAGTACTAGATATTGTACGTGATCCGCGTTGGGGGCGAACAGAAGAATGCTTTGGGGAAGATCCATATTTAAATAGTGAAATGGCAGTTGCTGCAGTGAGGGGCTTACAAGGTGATTCATTAAATACAGACCATACGATCCTGGCAACATTAAAGCATTTCGTCGCGTATGGCAGCTCGGATGGTGGTCGTAATGCTGACACCGTACGGTTGGGAAAACGCGAATTAATGGAGAAGGATTTGCTGCCATTCCAGAAGGCAATTGAAGCTGGGGCGAAGTCTGTTATGACTGCTTACAATGAGATTGATGGTGTTCCGTGTACCTCAAGCAAGGCGTTGTTAACAGATGTGCTTCGTGAGCAATGGGGCTTTGAAGGCTTCGTCATTACGGATTGTGGTGCGATCAGCCAGCTTAAACACGGTCACCAGATTTGTGAGACCGAAGAAGAGGCAGCATCACTTGCACTTAAAGCTGGTGTGGATATGGAGATGTCTGGTGAAACATTTGGCAGATGTCTAATGAACGCATTGCGGCTTCAGTTGATTGAGATTTCCGATATTGATCTCGCAGTTGAACGAATTCTGCGTGCGAAGTTTGAATTGGGACTGTTTGAACGTCCCTTTGTTGATCCGGCAACAGCACAGCGCGTCGTTGGACAGCAGTTGCATGTAGAGATGGCGCGACAAGCTGCACGCGAAGGTATCATTCTTTTGAAGAATCATGATGATGCTCTGCCGCTTTCTCCGTCACTTGGTAAGATTGCTGTTATTGGGCCGAATGCCAACAATATTTATAATCAATTGGGTGACTATACTTCGCCACAGGAGCGTCATCACATCGTTACCGTTTTGGACGGGGTCCGTGCTAAATGTGATGGACTCAGCGAAGTGCTGTATGCTCCGGGCTGCCGCGTGAAAGATCCATCGAAAGCAGGCTTTGAGATGGCAATGGAGGTAGCGTCAGCAGCGGATACCATTATTGCAGTCGTCGGGGGATCGAGTGCACGTGATTTCGGTGAAGGTACGATTGATTTGAAGACAGGCGCCGCCGTCATTACGGATCAATTTAGTCTTAGTGATATGGATTGTGGGGAAGGCTTCGATCGTGCAGAGCTCAACTTATGCGGTGTGCAGCTTGAACTGCTGCAGGAGCTGCACACCTTGAACAAAAAACTGATTGTTATCTATATCAATGGTCGCCCCATTGTCGAGCCTTGGGTAGATGAGCATGCGGATGCCATTCTGGAGGCTTGGTATCCGGGACAGCAGGGTGGGCATGCGATTGCTGATATTTTGTTCGGAGACTATAATCCATCCGGTCGCCTTACGCTGTCCATTCCAAAGCATCCAGGGCAATTACCGATTTATTATAATAAGAAACGCTCCAGAGGTCATCGCTATCTCGAGGTGGACTTTCATCCACAATATGTATTTGGTTATGGTCTAAGCTATACAAGCTATCAATACGAGCATATTCGCTTGGATCAGACACAAATAGAGTTGGATGGTTCTTGTACTGTATCCGTGGAGGTAACGAATATTGGCGATGTTGCTGGACATGAGGTTGTTCAACTATATATAAAAGATTGCACTAGCACAATCACACGCCCGGAACGAGAATTAAAAGGATTTCAGAAGATTTATATTGAGCCTGGTGAGATGCGTATCGTTCAATTTCATATTACTCCGCGGGAGCTGCAGTTTGTCGGCTCTGATTTGCAGTGGATGGTTGAGCCCGGCAAATTTGAGATCATGATTGGATCGAACGTAGGCAGTACCATTTCAACAAGCTTAGAGGTTGTTCCTCGTAACTTGAGATCGTAA
- a CDS encoding glycoside hydrolase family 125 protein yields MKEHRLPTIEINKFPLPQAVQQVMKDASERLAHRPKLRQLFQNCFPNTLETTTKLLDDGTTFVLTGDIPAMWLRDSVEQVIHYVPFAKEDAELQRILEGLIRRHMFYIQIDPYANAFNESANDWHWNATDETDSSPWVWERKFELDSMCFSFRLAYLYWKETGRTGIFDEVFRTSLLKMLNVWQIEQEHKEQSTYRFQRHNGIVIDTLRKNGLGMPVNNVGLIWSGFRPSDDVCDFHFNIPSNMFAAVTLRQLQEIAQYVYRDSKLVARMSAMEEEIRHAIELYGIIDHSKYGKMYAFETDGFGNHLLMDDAGTPSLMSAPYLGYCAPDDPIYLNTRRFALSEDNPYFFKGEKLSGIGSPHTSTGFVWHLAYTMQGLTAVDPQEMLEMIEICESTDAGTGFMHEGFDVNDSTNFTREWFAWSNSQFAQLVWKALESGILT; encoded by the coding sequence ATGAAAGAGCATCGTTTACCTACTATTGAAATTAATAAGTTCCCTCTGCCTCAGGCGGTTCAACAAGTCATGAAGGACGCTAGTGAACGTCTGGCTCATCGTCCAAAGCTGCGTCAATTGTTCCAGAATTGTTTTCCAAACACATTAGAAACAACTACTAAACTGCTGGATGACGGAACAACGTTCGTGTTAACTGGCGATATTCCGGCGATGTGGCTGCGTGACTCTGTTGAGCAGGTTATTCATTATGTTCCTTTTGCCAAGGAAGATGCTGAGCTTCAGCGGATTCTAGAAGGCTTAATACGCCGTCATATGTTTTATATTCAAATCGATCCCTATGCGAATGCCTTTAACGAGTCTGCAAATGATTGGCACTGGAATGCAACGGATGAGACAGACAGCTCGCCTTGGGTATGGGAGCGTAAATTCGAGCTGGATTCCATGTGCTTCTCATTCCGCTTGGCATACCTATATTGGAAAGAAACTGGACGCACCGGGATCTTTGATGAAGTTTTCCGAACCTCACTACTGAAGATGTTGAACGTATGGCAGATTGAACAGGAGCACAAGGAGCAGTCAACCTACCGCTTTCAACGTCACAACGGCATCGTGATAGATACATTACGTAAGAACGGTTTGGGGATGCCGGTAAATAATGTTGGACTGATCTGGTCAGGCTTCCGCCCCAGCGATGATGTGTGTGACTTTCACTTCAATATTCCATCGAATATGTTCGCCGCTGTAACGCTTCGACAATTGCAGGAAATTGCTCAATATGTATATAGAGATTCAAAGCTCGTAGCCCGAATGTCGGCAATGGAAGAAGAAATCCGGCATGCAATTGAGCTTTATGGAATCATTGACCATTCCAAATACGGCAAGATGTATGCGTTCGAAACGGATGGTTTCGGTAACCATTTATTGATGGACGATGCAGGTACCCCTAGCTTGATGTCTGCACCCTATCTAGGTTACTGTGCGCCAGATGATCCGATATATTTGAATACCCGTAGATTTGCTCTTAGTGAGGATAATCCCTATTTCTTCAAAGGCGAGAAGCTGAGCGGCATTGGTAGTCCACATACTAGCACGGGATTCGTATGGCATCTTGCTTATACGATGCAGGGTTTAACTGCAGTTGATCCTCAAGAGATGCTCGAGATGATTGAAATCTGTGAGTCGACAGATGCTGGTACTGGATTTATGCATGAGGGATTTGATGTAAATGATTCTACTAACTTTACACGTGAATGGTTCGCTTGGTCGAACAGCCAGTTCGCGCAGCTTGTGTGGAAGGCATTAGAATCAGGCATATTGACCTAA